The Flaviramulus sp. BrNp1-15 genome has a window encoding:
- a CDS encoding YdeI family protein, translating to MELPELYFKTDETWRKWLHENHRTSNGVYLIFYKVTHENDSMRWEEAVKVALCYGWIDSTVKSLGNGKRRQYFTPRNPKSVWSALNKSYIEELIAENLMHKSGLKTIEIAKQNDSWTALDNVENGIIPEDLQIEFDNNPEAFTNYNSFAPSYRKSYLYWLNQAKREATRKKRITEIIQLCANNIKSRGNW from the coding sequence ATGGAATTACCTGAGTTATATTTTAAAACTGATGAAACATGGCGAAAATGGTTGCATGAAAATCACAGAACTTCAAATGGTGTATATTTAATTTTTTATAAAGTCACCCACGAAAATGACAGTATGCGTTGGGAAGAAGCTGTAAAAGTAGCCTTGTGTTATGGTTGGATAGATTCAACTGTTAAAAGTTTGGGCAATGGAAAACGCCGGCAATACTTTACACCTAGAAATCCAAAAAGCGTTTGGAGTGCATTAAACAAAAGTTATATTGAAGAATTAATTGCTGAAAACTTAATGCATAAAAGCGGATTAAAAACCATTGAAATTGCTAAACAAAATGATAGTTGGACTGCTTTAGATAATGTTGAAAATGGTATTATTCCTGAAGATTTACAAATTGAATTTGACAACAACCCTGAAGCTTTTACAAACTATAATAGTTTTGCACCATCGTACAGAAAGAGCTATTTATATTGGTTAAACCAAGCTAAACGTGAAGCCACAAGAAAAAAGCGCATAACAGAAATTATTCAGTTATGCGCTAATAATATTAAAAGTAGAGGTAATTGGTAA
- a CDS encoding magnesium chelatase, whose product MKNITTLGELKKVGYESKSIKDELRDNLIQKIKNKETTFIGVHGYENTVIPELERAILSRHNINLLGLRGQAKTRLARLMLNLLDEYIPVVEGSEINDDPLKPISRYATEFIKEKGDDTPIFWLHRSERFAEKLATPDVTVADIIGDVDPIKAANLKLSYADDRVIHYGMIPRANRCIFVINELPDLQARIQVALFNILQEGDIQIRGFKLRLPLDIQFLFTANPEDYTNRGSIVTPLKDRIGSQILTHYPVDIETARLITEQEARLVESQKQTVMVPDLARDLLEQIVFEARENEYIDAKSGVSARLSITALENLLSTAERRALLSGDKITMLRLSDFVGIIPAITGKVELVYEGEQEGAAVVAYNLIGEAVKSLFTEFFPKIEKLQKQEAESPYDDIVSWFFNQKDGFELLDDLRDKEYKSMLDAISPLDDLLGEYQPKLTKQDSYFVKEFVLWALVEFKLLSKYRFSEGIQFKDPYGSFISGI is encoded by the coding sequence ATGAAAAATATAACAACATTAGGAGAATTAAAAAAAGTAGGTTATGAATCCAAATCTATAAAGGATGAACTTCGAGATAATCTTATTCAAAAAATAAAGAACAAGGAAACCACTTTTATAGGTGTTCATGGTTATGAAAACACAGTAATTCCAGAGTTAGAACGTGCAATTCTTTCTAGACATAACATTAACCTTTTAGGTTTAAGAGGACAAGCAAAAACACGTTTAGCTCGTTTGATGCTGAATTTGTTGGATGAATACATACCAGTGGTTGAAGGTTCTGAAATTAATGATGATCCTTTAAAACCCATTTCAAGATATGCCACAGAATTTATTAAAGAAAAAGGTGATGATACACCTATTTTTTGGTTACATAGAAGTGAACGTTTTGCCGAAAAACTCGCAACACCAGATGTTACCGTAGCAGATATTATTGGTGATGTAGATCCTATAAAAGCGGCCAATTTAAAATTGAGTTATGCCGATGATCGTGTGATTCATTATGGTATGATTCCAAGAGCAAACAGGTGCATTTTTGTTATTAATGAGTTGCCAGATTTACAAGCCAGAATTCAGGTGGCTTTATTTAATATTCTTCAAGAAGGCGATATACAAATACGTGGTTTTAAGTTGAGGTTGCCTTTAGATATTCAATTTTTATTTACTGCAAACCCAGAAGATTATACTAATAGAGGTAGCATCGTTACACCTTTAAAAGATAGAATAGGCTCACAAATTTTAACTCATTATCCAGTAGATATTGAAACGGCACGTTTAATTACCGAGCAAGAAGCACGATTAGTTGAAAGCCAAAAACAAACCGTAATGGTTCCAGATTTAGCTAGAGATTTGTTAGAGCAAATTGTTTTTGAAGCTCGAGAAAATGAATATATTGATGCTAAGAGTGGTGTAAGTGCTAGATTAAGTATAACAGCTTTAGAGAATTTACTTAGTACTGCAGAACGACGTGCGCTTTTGTCTGGTGATAAAATAACTATGTTACGCTTAAGCGATTTTGTAGGTATAATTCCAGCTATAACAGGTAAGGTAGAATTGGTTTATGAAGGTGAGCAGGAGGGAGCAGCAGTAGTAGCATATAATTTAATAGGTGAAGCTGTTAAAAGTTTATTTACAGAGTTTTTCCCTAAGATTGAAAAACTTCAAAAACAAGAAGCTGAAAGCCCTTATGATGATATAGTATCTTGGTTTTTCAACCAGAAAGATGGTTTCGAATTATTAGACGATTTAAGAGATAAGGAATATAAAAGTATGCTAGATGCTATTTCTCCTCTAGATGATTTGTTAGGCGAATATCAACCTAAGTTAACAAAACAAGATAGTTATTTTGTAAAAGAATTTGTGCTTTGGGCATTAGTAGAGTTTAAACTGTTAAGTAAATACAGATTTTCTGAAGGTATACAGTTTAAAGATCCATATGGTAGTTTTATAAGCGGTATTTAA
- a CDS encoding VWA domain-containing protein, whose product MNNNKTHKKGFVFKKYEAPYQSPFDKLFEVFKELITHTSGDFDEAIDWLRELDIEYKLTTPDYTIDDFIEDLKKKGYLKEEIDPDGNGSLAITAKTERAIRQQALDHIFGKIKRSGQGNHKSKSPGLGDEHTGDFRAYQFGDALDKVSMTESLKNAQINNGIGDFNLSEDDLVVEETLHKSQMSTVLMIDISHSMILYGEDRITPAKKVAMALAELITTRYPKDTLDILVFGNDAWQIEIKDLPYLKVGPYHTNTVAGLQLAMDLLRRKRNTNKQIFMITDGKPSCLRLPDGEYYKNSNGLDKHIVNKCYAMAQQARRLHIPITTFMIAKDSYLMQFVREFTYANQGKAFYTGLKGLGEMIFEDYETNRKKRIKG is encoded by the coding sequence ATGAATAACAATAAAACTCACAAGAAAGGTTTTGTATTTAAAAAATACGAAGCACCTTACCAATCGCCATTCGATAAACTTTTTGAGGTTTTCAAAGAGTTAATAACCCATACATCAGGAGATTTTGATGAAGCCATAGATTGGTTAAGAGAATTAGATATAGAATATAAACTCACCACTCCAGATTATACTATTGATGATTTTATTGAAGACCTAAAAAAGAAGGGGTATTTAAAAGAAGAAATTGATCCAGATGGAAATGGTTCTCTTGCTATTACTGCAAAGACAGAACGTGCCATTAGGCAACAAGCTTTAGACCATATTTTCGGAAAAATTAAACGTAGCGGACAAGGAAATCATAAAAGTAAAAGCCCAGGTTTAGGAGATGAACATACTGGCGATTTTAGAGCTTATCAATTTGGAGATGCTCTAGATAAAGTGTCTATGACCGAAAGCTTAAAAAATGCCCAAATTAATAACGGTATTGGAGATTTTAATTTATCTGAAGACGATTTAGTTGTAGAAGAAACGCTTCATAAATCGCAAATGAGTACTGTTTTGATGATAGATATTAGCCATAGCATGATTTTATATGGTGAAGATAGAATTACACCTGCCAAAAAAGTAGCAATGGCATTGGCAGAATTAATAACAACCCGATATCCTAAAGATACTTTAGATATTTTGGTATTTGGTAACGATGCGTGGCAAATAGAAATAAAAGATTTACCCTATTTAAAAGTAGGGCCTTATCACACTAATACAGTTGCTGGATTACAATTAGCAATGGATTTGTTAAGACGCAAGCGAAACACTAACAAGCAAATTTTTATGATTACTGATGGGAAACCAAGTTGTTTGCGGTTACCCGATGGCGAGTATTATAAAAATAGTAACGGTTTAGATAAGCATATTGTGAATAAATGTTATGCTATGGCACAACAAGCAAGACGTTTACACATACCAATTACCACTTTTATGATTGCAAAAGACAGTTACCTAATGCAATTTGTAAGAGAGTTTACCTATGCAAATCAAGGAAAAGCTTTTTATACCGGACTTAAAGGTTTAGGAGAAATGATTTTTGAAGATTACGAAACAAACAGAAAAAAAAGAATAAAGGGGTAG
- a CDS encoding Crp/Fnr family transcriptional regulator, translated as MSKCEQCIIKQFNSLKSLTKEELMRVSSCKTSKIIKKGEVIFEEGETINGVYCVKDGICKLSKLSENGKDQIVKMVVKGQLLGQRSLVTDETSNLQAVALNDMEVCFIPKSEIMADLQKNPKFSFDVLKEMAQDLRDADDIIVNMAQKSVRARLAETLIYINDSFGTNPDGTLSVLLSREDFANIVGTATESAIRVLSQFKKEGLISTIGKQIKIEDLSGLKRVE; from the coding sequence ATGTCAAAGTGTGAACAGTGTATTATTAAGCAATTCAATTCGCTTAAATCTTTAACGAAAGAAGAATTGATGCGAGTTTCGAGTTGTAAAACATCTAAAATCATTAAAAAGGGCGAGGTCATTTTTGAGGAAGGTGAAACTATAAATGGTGTTTATTGTGTAAAAGATGGTATTTGCAAACTATCTAAACTAAGCGAAAACGGTAAAGACCAAATAGTAAAAATGGTTGTAAAAGGGCAATTGTTAGGTCAAAGGTCGTTGGTTACAGATGAAACTTCAAATTTACAAGCCGTAGCTTTAAATGATATGGAAGTTTGTTTTATACCAAAAAGTGAAATCATGGCAGATCTTCAAAAAAACCCAAAATTCTCATTTGATGTTTTAAAAGAGATGGCTCAAGATTTAAGAGACGCCGACGATATTATTGTGAATATGGCACAAAAATCTGTTCGAGCTCGTTTAGCAGAAACCTTAATCTATATTAATGATAGTTTTGGAACTAATCCAGATGGAACTTTAAGCGTTTTACTATCTAGAGAAGATTTTGCAAATATTGTTGGTACTGCAACAGAGTCTGCAATTCGTGTACTATCTCAATTTAAAAAAGAGGGACTAATATCTACTATTGGTAAACAAATAAAAATTGAAGATCTATCAGGTTTAAAACGAGTAGAGTAG
- a CDS encoding heavy metal translocating P-type ATPase metal-binding domain-containing protein produces MSKNTCFHCGLDATSTKITFDDKLFCCNGCKTVYEIFSENDLTCYYDLQQAPGATPKDIEGKYNFLENSKIVEQLLEFNNDNTQIITLYIPHIHCSSCIWVLENLNKLNPNISASVVNFGKKTVRVTYSTEGFSLKELVALLSSIGYEPFISLDDYSVGKNKINRSLIYKLGVAGFAFGNVMFLSFPEYFQVGEFWLEQYKHLFRWLMFLFSLPVVFYSAQDYFISAFKGLRSKMLNIDVPIALGIIVLFIRSSAEIILNIGSGFFDSLTGLIFFLLLGKFFQQKTYTFLSFERDYKSYFPIGITKITSEGNEESIQVYDIEKGDRLLIRNEELIPVDCILINGNARIDYSFVTGESKIVSKQSGDKLFAGGKQLDGSIEVDVLKSVEQSYLTQLWSNDVFKKDKALAFTNITNSISKNFTIAVLSIAFLATSYWLFVDSSKALNVFTSVLIIACPCAIALSAPFTFGNILRILGKKKFYLKNASVIEQLAKINTIIFDKTGTITANKETHIDYEGLQLSEAEEALLKSTLRGSNHPLSRSLYNLLNQHEILTLDTYEEHLGQGIEAKYQDQNIKVGSAPFVGYKTDTATLNTTVHISTNNTYKGKFTFYNKYRKGLAQLFNTLKKEYDLAIISGDNAGEKENLTKLLPTKTKLLFNQKPEDKLEYIKYHQSEGANVLMIGDGLNDAGALAQSNVGIAISENVNVFSPACDAILDASKFNQLYKYIRISKSAIKIIKWSFLLSFIYNVIGLYFAVTGQLAPVIAAILMPLSSISIVVFTTICTNILGRKLE; encoded by the coding sequence ATGAGCAAAAACACATGCTTTCATTGTGGTTTAGATGCAACATCTACAAAAATCACTTTTGATGATAAATTATTTTGTTGTAACGGTTGTAAAACGGTTTACGAAATCTTTTCTGAAAACGACTTAACTTGCTATTACGATCTGCAACAAGCTCCAGGAGCTACACCTAAAGATATTGAGGGGAAATACAACTTTTTAGAAAACTCTAAAATTGTTGAGCAACTACTTGAATTTAATAATGATAACACCCAAATTATTACACTTTACATTCCGCATATACATTGTAGTTCGTGTATTTGGGTGTTAGAAAATTTAAATAAATTAAACCCCAATATAAGTGCTTCTGTAGTAAATTTTGGCAAAAAAACAGTTCGTGTAACTTACAGTACTGAAGGCTTTTCTTTAAAAGAATTAGTAGCATTATTAAGCAGTATTGGTTACGAACCTTTTATAAGTTTAGATGATTATAGTGTTGGTAAAAACAAAATTAATAGGTCTTTAATTTACAAATTAGGTGTCGCTGGATTTGCTTTTGGAAATGTGATGTTTTTATCATTTCCTGAATATTTTCAAGTAGGCGAATTTTGGTTAGAACAATACAAACATCTGTTTAGATGGCTTATGTTTTTATTCTCATTACCAGTAGTATTCTATTCGGCTCAAGATTACTTTATTTCTGCATTTAAAGGTTTACGCTCTAAAATGCTGAATATTGATGTACCAATCGCTTTAGGTATTATTGTTTTATTTATACGAAGTTCTGCCGAAATTATTTTAAATATTGGTTCTGGTTTTTTTGACAGCTTAACAGGGTTGATTTTCTTTTTATTGCTTGGGAAATTTTTTCAACAAAAAACATACACTTTTTTATCTTTTGAGCGCGATTATAAATCGTATTTCCCCATTGGAATTACCAAAATAACCTCTGAAGGCAATGAAGAATCCATTCAAGTTTATGATATTGAAAAAGGTGATAGACTTTTAATTAGAAATGAAGAACTTATTCCTGTTGATTGCATTTTAATTAACGGTAATGCTCGTATTGATTATAGTTTTGTTACAGGCGAATCTAAAATCGTTTCAAAACAATCTGGCGATAAACTTTTTGCCGGCGGAAAACAATTAGATGGCAGTATTGAAGTTGATGTTTTAAAATCGGTAGAGCAAAGCTACCTAACACAACTTTGGAGTAATGATGTCTTTAAAAAAGATAAAGCATTAGCCTTTACAAATATTACCAATAGCATTAGTAAAAACTTCACTATTGCAGTTTTATCAATTGCTTTTTTAGCAACAAGCTATTGGCTGTTTGTAGATTCAAGTAAAGCTTTAAATGTATTTACATCGGTATTAATTATTGCTTGCCCATGCGCTATTGCTCTTTCTGCTCCTTTTACTTTCGGAAATATTTTAAGGATTCTTGGAAAGAAAAAATTCTATTTAAAAAATGCTTCAGTTATTGAACAATTAGCCAAAATAAACACCATAATTTTTGATAAAACAGGTACAATAACTGCAAATAAAGAAACTCATATAGATTATGAAGGTTTGCAACTATCTGAAGCTGAAGAAGCTTTACTTAAAAGCACATTAAGAGGTTCTAACCATCCATTAAGCAGATCATTATATAATTTATTAAACCAGCATGAGATTTTAACTCTAGATACTTACGAAGAGCATTTAGGTCAAGGTATTGAAGCTAAATACCAAGACCAAAATATTAAAGTGGGTTCTGCTCCTTTTGTGGGTTATAAAACAGATACAGCTACCTTAAATACAACTGTACACATAAGCACAAACAACACCTACAAAGGTAAATTCACCTTTTACAATAAATACAGAAAAGGTTTAGCACAACTTTTTAACACACTAAAAAAAGAATATGATTTAGCTATTATTTCTGGAGATAATGCAGGTGAAAAAGAAAACCTGACAAAATTATTACCAACAAAAACCAAGTTACTTTTTAACCAAAAACCGGAGGACAAACTAGAATATATAAAATATCATCAAAGCGAAGGTGCCAATGTTTTAATGATTGGTGATGGTTTAAATGATGCCGGTGCTTTAGCACAAAGTAATGTTGGTATTGCTATTTCTGAAAACGTGAATGTATTTTCTCCTGCTTGTGATGCTATTTTAGATGCCTCGAAATTCAATCAATTATATAAATATATTAGGATTTCAAAATCGGCTATAAAGATTATTAAGTGGAGCTTTTTACTGTCGTTTATCTATAATGTTATTGGACTTTATTTTGCTGTTACCGGACAATTAGCACCTGTAATTGCAGCTATTTTAATGCCATTAAGCTCTATTAGCATTGTAGTATTTACAACTATTTGCACAAATATATTAGGTAGAAAATTAGAATGA